One part of the Anopheles coustani chromosome 2, idAnoCousDA_361_x.2, whole genome shotgun sequence genome encodes these proteins:
- the LOC131264285 gene encoding trypsin-7-like, producing the protein MWISISFILLALSTIASAKSGSGKVNYIVGGQKIPVSDAPYQAALFRNYAFHCGGEIVAPIWILTAGHCVTSATGELFPVEEWLVRVGANDANVNEEPDQPVDTVFLHPFYAQEGVKLDYDTALMRLAARLQFSDQVRCIPMVPPGTPATTGTVAVVTGYGHSIPNSVGPPSSTQLKALEVAIFDHEDCQQRYAAIGQAITDRMFCAGAPAQGTCHYDSGGPAVQNGQLLGLVSGGSVCAADQFPGIYALISTMWEWIEGTIVVNSEHYPPDGQCI; encoded by the coding sequence ATGTGGATTTCAATATCGTTTATTCTTCTGGCTCTATCCACCATTGCCTCGGCAAAGTCTGGTAGTGGAAAGGTCAACTACATAGTCGGTGGCCAGAAGATTCCGGTCAGCGACGCACCGTACCAGGCGGCCCTGTTTCGGAATTATGCGTTTCACTGCGGTGGTGAGATTGTTGCGCCAATCTGGATCCTCACGGCAGGGCACTGCGTTACCTCCGCCACTGGGGAACTATTTCCCGTCGAGGAATGGCTCGTACGCGTTGGAGCCAATGATGCCAACGTCAACGAAGAACCTGATCAGCCCGTGGACACAGTGTTCCTGCATCCATTTTACGCCCAAGAAGGGGTAAAGCTAGACTACGACACGGCCCTGATGAGGTTGGCTGCACGGTTGCAGTTTTCCGATCAGGTACGCTGCATACCGatggtacctccgggtacacCGGCCACTACGGGAACGGTTGCAGTCGTCACCGGGTATGGACATTCGATACCGAACTCGGTGGGACCTCCCAGCAGCACGCAACTGAAGGCCCTCGAAGTGGCCATCTTCGACCACGAGGACTGCCAGCAACGGTACGCAGCGATCGGACAAGCGATTACGGACCGAATGTTCTGTGCAGGAGCACCAGCGCAAGGCACCTGCCATTACGACTCTGGCGGTCCGGCTGTTCAAAATGGGCAACTGTTGGGGTTGGTCTCCGGAGGCAGCGTTTGTGCCGCTGATCAGTTTCCCGGAATATACGCTCTGATTTCTACAATGTGGGAATGGATCGAAGGTACGATCGTGGTAAATTCGGAGCATTATCCCCCTGATGGTC